A region from the Tsuneonella mangrovi genome encodes:
- a CDS encoding dihydrolipoamide acetyltransferase family protein yields MARFTFNLPDIGEGIAEAEIVAMHVKPGDTVSEDQQIADMMTDKATVEMESPVSGKVVEVAGEAGDVIAIGSMLVVIETEGDVPEEVLADNAAAAEAVPEPEPEPMVEEPVEEPASAPPPAEPAPPPPSPPAPKAAPTPVMKASSAKVLATPAVRKRAAELGIDLADVRPNEEGRIRHADLDAFISYGARTGHAPAGITRPDETIKVIGLRRRIAENMAAAKRNIPHFTYVEECDVTELERLRAQLNEARGDRPKLTMLPLLITAICKTLPAFPMINARYDDEAGVVTRHGSVHLGMATQTDGGLMVPVIRDAQRLNLWQLAAEIVRLANAARDGSAKSNELSGSTLTVTSLGPLGGVATTPVINRPEVAIIGPNRIVERPMFVPDDNGGERIEKRKLMNISISCDHRVVDGWDAASFIQAIKRLIEAPALLLVA; encoded by the coding sequence ATGGCCCGTTTCACATTCAACCTGCCCGATATCGGCGAAGGCATTGCCGAGGCCGAAATCGTGGCGATGCACGTCAAGCCCGGTGACACGGTCAGCGAAGACCAGCAGATTGCCGACATGATGACCGACAAGGCGACGGTCGAGATGGAAAGCCCCGTCTCGGGCAAGGTCGTCGAGGTCGCCGGCGAAGCGGGCGACGTGATCGCGATCGGCTCGATGCTGGTGGTGATCGAGACCGAAGGCGACGTGCCCGAAGAGGTGCTGGCGGACAATGCCGCTGCCGCCGAGGCCGTGCCGGAACCTGAGCCGGAGCCAATGGTAGAGGAGCCGGTCGAAGAACCTGCGAGCGCGCCGCCGCCAGCAGAACCCGCTCCGCCACCTCCGTCGCCACCCGCGCCCAAAGCTGCACCCACGCCGGTGATGAAAGCGTCGAGCGCAAAGGTCCTTGCTACCCCCGCGGTCCGCAAGCGCGCTGCCGAACTTGGGATCGATCTCGCAGACGTTCGCCCGAACGAGGAAGGCCGCATCCGCCACGCCGATCTCGATGCATTCATTTCGTACGGCGCGCGGACCGGCCATGCCCCGGCTGGCATCACCCGGCCCGACGAAACCATCAAGGTGATCGGCTTGCGCCGCCGGATCGCGGAGAACATGGCTGCCGCCAAGCGCAACATCCCGCACTTCACTTACGTCGAGGAATGCGACGTGACCGAGCTTGAGCGCTTGCGCGCGCAGCTCAACGAAGCACGCGGAGATCGGCCCAAGCTTACGATGCTGCCGCTGCTCATCACCGCGATCTGCAAGACGCTGCCAGCTTTCCCGATGATCAACGCCCGTTATGACGACGAAGCGGGCGTAGTTACCCGGCACGGGTCGGTGCATCTTGGCATGGCGACCCAGACCGACGGCGGCCTGATGGTTCCCGTGATCCGTGACGCGCAACGCCTGAACCTGTGGCAGCTTGCCGCGGAAATCGTGCGGCTGGCCAATGCCGCGCGTGACGGTTCGGCCAAGTCGAACGAGCTTTCCGGTTCGACGCTCACGGTAACCTCGCTCGGGCCCCTCGGCGGGGTTGCAACGACCCCGGTGATCAACCGCCCCGAAGTGGCGATCATCGGCCCCAACCGGATCGTCGAGCGTCCGATGTTCGTGCCTGACGACAACGGCGGCGAACGCATCGAGAAGCGCAAGCTGATGAACATCTCGATTTCGTGCGATCACCGGGTGGTCGATGGATGGGATGCGGCGAGTTTCATCCAGGCGATAAAGAGGCTTATCGAAGCCCCGGCACTGCTGCTGGTTGCTTGA
- a CDS encoding DUF2842 domain-containing protein, producing MRTEPTLRIPLGVLAMLVVLAGYAAAIARYVPPLIGEWPTLAQTIVYVVLGIVWIAPLRRFLTWMETGHWR from the coding sequence ATGAGAACCGAACCGACCCTGCGTATCCCGCTCGGCGTACTGGCGATGCTGGTGGTGCTGGCCGGATATGCGGCAGCGATCGCCCGCTATGTGCCCCCGCTGATTGGCGAATGGCCCACCCTGGCGCAGACGATCGTCTATGTCGTGTTGGGGATCGTGTGGATCGCCCCGCTGCGGCGGTTCCTGACATGGATGGAAACCGGCCACTGGCGTTAA
- a CDS encoding 5-formyltetrahydrofolate cyclo-ligase yields the protein MCGQGYPVSDKQSLRKVLRAERKRYVAALPEVTRALLLRTPPGPLAELVPEGATIGLYRATPMEAPAASYARHYIERGHRIALPRFAARKADMEFAEHTDPFGETDLEDGPFGLMQPIPEAEMLVPNVLFVPLLGFTVDGHRLGQGGGHYDRWLAAHPDATTIGLAWDCQLADELPREGHDIPLAAVVTPTRLYGPFV from the coding sequence ATGTGCGGCCAAGGATACCCCGTGAGCGACAAGCAATCCCTACGCAAAGTCCTGCGCGCCGAGCGCAAACGCTACGTCGCGGCGCTGCCCGAGGTGACCCGCGCGCTGCTGCTGCGCACCCCGCCGGGTCCGCTGGCCGAACTGGTGCCGGAAGGTGCGACGATCGGCCTGTACCGTGCGACCCCGATGGAAGCGCCCGCAGCGAGCTACGCGAGGCACTACATCGAGCGCGGGCACCGGATTGCCCTGCCCCGCTTCGCCGCACGCAAGGCCGACATGGAATTTGCCGAGCATACCGACCCGTTCGGCGAAACCGACCTTGAAGACGGTCCGTTTGGCCTGATGCAACCGATACCCGAAGCAGAAATGCTGGTGCCGAACGTCCTGTTCGTGCCGCTGCTCGGCTTCACTGTGGATGGTCACCGGCTAGGGCAAGGCGGCGGGCACTACGACCGCTGGCTGGCCGCCCATCCCGACGCCACCACCATCGGGCTCGCGTGGGATTGCCAACTGGCCGACGAACTTCCGCGCGAAGGGCACGATATACCGCTCGCTGCCGTCGTAACCCCCACTCGCCTCTACGGACCATTTGTATGA
- the zapA gene encoding cell division protein ZapA: MSEVTIEVGGRAYRVACAEGEEDRVRRLADAVDEKLGSMGQLSTHDTQNMLFASLLLADEAKETREHLAAAQEATAKALRDADTANGTRDQLKGTISDLEAELARLQSSQQRSAVEMEEIQSKVTQLTQQLADKDADEAKLRAELATASEALRSTHAAAPSNGAVAVDPDLAPALERFAEQLELCADRLEGKLATS; the protein is encoded by the coding sequence ATGAGCGAGGTTACCATCGAGGTTGGCGGAAGGGCCTATCGCGTGGCCTGTGCCGAGGGTGAAGAGGACCGAGTCCGCCGACTTGCCGATGCGGTCGACGAGAAGCTGGGATCGATGGGCCAGTTGAGTACGCACGACACCCAGAACATGCTATTCGCCAGCCTGTTGCTGGCCGACGAAGCCAAGGAAACGCGCGAACACCTGGCAGCTGCTCAGGAAGCCACCGCCAAGGCGCTGCGCGATGCCGATACCGCCAACGGTACCCGCGACCAGCTCAAGGGCACGATCAGCGATCTCGAGGCTGAGTTGGCCCGGCTGCAAAGCTCTCAGCAGCGCTCAGCGGTCGAAATGGAGGAAATCCAGAGCAAGGTTACGCAGCTGACCCAGCAGTTGGCGGACAAGGATGCCGACGAAGCGAAATTGCGCGCCGAACTGGCCACAGCAAGCGAAGCGCTGCGGTCAACACACGCCGCAGCACCGTCCAACGGCGCAGTGGCGGTCGATCCCGACCTGGCCCCAGCGCTCGAGCGATTTGCCGAGCAGCTCGAATTGTGCGCGGACCGTCTTGAGGGGAAGCTCGCGACCTCCTAA
- the tkt gene encoding transketolase, which yields MTLDPARLAPMANAIRALSMDAVQAANSGHPGMPMGMADVATVLWSKYLKFDPAAPDWADRDRFVLSAGHGSMLIYSLLHLSGYAAPTIDDIRNFRQLGSPCAGHPENFLLPGVECTTGPLGQGLAMAVGMAIAERHLNAVFGNDLVDHDTWVVAGDGCLMEGINHEAIGLAGNLKLGHLKVLWDSNAITIDGSTELSTSEDIPARYRATGWNVVECDGHDFADIDRALGAAKVETGKPTLVVCRTVIGKGAPNKQGTSATHGAPLGADEIAAARQELGWTAAPFEIPGDIAADWLATGERGKAVHAKWQARLDASSDKAEFERRMAGELKAGDEAGQVFASWLADDKKVATRKASELALDVLTPLLPEMIGGSADLTGSNNTKTKATAPLTAEDYAGRYIYYGIREFGMAAAMNGMALHGGVIPYGGTFLIFSDYCRNAVRLSALQQVRAIYVFTHDSIGLGEDGPTHQPVEQVMSLRLVPNLNVFRPCDVIETAECWALAMAEAKTPSVLALSRQNLPQLRHEGEMLSAKGAYRLRAAKADRKVVLIGTGSEVELACNVAVALEERGIGTDVVSMPSMELFARQDAAYRAEILPADALKVSIEAGSTLGWERYTGSDGLQIGLDRFGASAPADQLFAKFGFTVDAIVPKIISKLNG from the coding sequence ATGACCCTCGACCCCGCCCGCCTGGCACCGATGGCGAACGCCATTCGTGCGCTGTCGATGGACGCAGTCCAGGCGGCCAATTCGGGGCATCCGGGAATGCCGATGGGCATGGCGGACGTCGCCACAGTGTTGTGGTCGAAGTATCTCAAGTTCGATCCCGCCGCACCCGACTGGGCTGACCGCGACCGCTTCGTGCTGAGCGCGGGCCACGGCTCGATGCTGATCTACAGCCTGCTCCACCTGAGCGGCTACGCCGCGCCGACGATCGATGATATCCGCAACTTCCGCCAGCTCGGCTCGCCGTGCGCGGGGCACCCGGAGAACTTCCTGCTACCAGGGGTCGAATGCACCACCGGTCCGCTGGGGCAAGGGCTGGCGATGGCGGTCGGCATGGCGATTGCCGAACGGCACCTCAACGCCGTGTTCGGAAATGACCTCGTCGATCACGATACCTGGGTGGTCGCGGGCGACGGATGCCTGATGGAAGGTATCAATCACGAAGCGATCGGGCTGGCGGGCAACCTCAAACTTGGCCACCTCAAGGTGCTGTGGGATTCGAACGCGATCACGATCGACGGATCGACCGAGCTTTCGACCAGTGAGGATATCCCCGCACGCTACCGCGCAACGGGGTGGAACGTGGTCGAATGCGACGGGCACGACTTCGCCGATATCGATCGCGCGCTTGGCGCAGCGAAGGTGGAAACGGGCAAACCGACGCTGGTCGTGTGCCGCACGGTGATTGGCAAGGGCGCGCCCAACAAGCAGGGCACCAGTGCGACCCACGGTGCGCCGCTCGGCGCGGATGAGATCGCAGCAGCGCGACAAGAATTGGGCTGGACCGCCGCTCCCTTCGAAATCCCGGGCGATATTGCGGCCGACTGGCTGGCAACGGGCGAGCGCGGCAAAGCGGTGCATGCCAAGTGGCAGGCGCGCCTCGATGCCTCGTCCGACAAGGCCGAATTCGAGCGGCGAATGGCGGGTGAGCTCAAGGCCGGCGACGAAGCGGGCCAAGTATTCGCGAGTTGGCTGGCCGACGACAAGAAGGTTGCGACCCGCAAGGCATCCGAACTTGCCCTCGATGTGCTGACCCCCTTGCTGCCCGAGATGATCGGCGGCTCGGCTGACCTGACCGGCTCGAACAATACCAAGACCAAGGCGACCGCGCCGCTCACAGCCGAGGACTACGCGGGCCGCTACATCTATTACGGCATTCGCGAGTTCGGGATGGCTGCGGCGATGAACGGAATGGCGCTCCATGGCGGGGTGATCCCTTACGGCGGCACGTTCCTGATCTTCAGCGACTACTGCCGCAACGCAGTGCGCCTTTCGGCCCTGCAGCAGGTCCGCGCGATCTACGTGTTCACGCATGACAGCATCGGGCTTGGCGAGGACGGACCGACCCACCAGCCGGTCGAACAGGTGATGAGCCTGCGGCTGGTGCCCAACCTCAATGTGTTCCGCCCGTGCGACGTGATCGAAACCGCCGAATGCTGGGCGTTGGCGATGGCTGAGGCGAAGACCCCGTCGGTGCTCGCATTGAGCCGCCAGAACCTGCCGCAGCTGCGCCACGAAGGCGAGATGCTCAGCGCCAAGGGTGCCTATCGCCTGCGCGCAGCCAAGGCTGATCGCAAGGTCGTACTGATCGGCACCGGATCGGAAGTGGAACTGGCGTGCAACGTGGCCGTCGCGCTCGAAGAGCGGGGTATCGGAACCGACGTTGTTTCAATGCCTTCGATGGAACTCTTCGCGCGGCAGGATGCTGCGTACCGCGCCGAAATATTGCCCGCCGATGCGCTCAAGGTGTCGATCGAGGCGGGATCGACACTCGGCTGGGAACGCTACACCGGGAGCGACGGCTTGCAAATCGGCCTCGACCGCTTCGGCGCGTCGGCCCCGGCGGATCAGCTGTTCGCCAAGTTCGGGTTCACAGTGGACGCAATCGTCCCGAAAATCATCAGCAAACTCAACGGATAA
- the gap gene encoding type I glyceraldehyde-3-phosphate dehydrogenase: MATKVAINGFGRIGRLVARALLERTDHDFELVSINDLADTKSNALLFQFDSTHGRFPGTVETDGNDLVVNGKHIHVTAERDPGNLPHAANGIDIVLECTGFFQSDEASRPHLAAGAKRVLISAPATGVSATVVYGVNQDILTAGDVIVSNASCTTNCLAPVAKVLDDAIGIERGFMTTIHSYTNDQRMLDQIHKDLRRARGGAQNMIPTTTGAARAVGLVLPQLKGKLDGSSVRVPTPNVSLIDLVFTPKRDTSADEMNAALKAASEGAMKGVLAFTDQPLVSSDFNHFPASSTVDSLETAVLEGKLARVVSWYDNEWGFSNRMIDTAGVMAGLL; encoded by the coding sequence ATGGCGACCAAGGTTGCGATCAACGGTTTCGGACGTATCGGGCGCCTTGTTGCCCGTGCGTTGCTCGAGCGGACCGACCACGACTTCGAACTCGTTTCGATCAACGACCTGGCTGACACCAAGTCCAACGCGCTGCTGTTCCAGTTTGACAGCACGCACGGCCGCTTCCCCGGGACGGTCGAGACCGACGGCAACGACCTGGTTGTGAACGGAAAGCATATCCATGTGACTGCCGAGCGCGACCCGGGCAATTTGCCGCACGCGGCCAACGGGATCGACATCGTCCTCGAATGCACCGGATTCTTCCAGTCCGACGAAGCCAGCCGTCCGCACCTCGCGGCGGGCGCCAAGCGGGTGCTGATTTCGGCCCCGGCGACCGGCGTTTCGGCGACCGTGGTTTACGGCGTGAACCAGGACATCCTGACCGCCGGAGACGTGATCGTTTCCAACGCCAGCTGCACCACCAACTGCCTTGCTCCGGTGGCCAAGGTGCTCGACGATGCGATCGGGATCGAGCGCGGCTTCATGACCACGATCCACTCCTACACTAACGACCAGCGGATGCTCGACCAGATCCACAAGGACCTGCGCCGGGCGCGCGGTGGTGCGCAGAACATGATCCCGACCACTACTGGCGCTGCGCGCGCGGTTGGCCTCGTGCTGCCGCAGCTCAAGGGCAAGCTCGATGGGTCGTCGGTCCGCGTGCCCACGCCCAACGTCTCGCTGATCGACCTCGTGTTCACGCCCAAGCGCGACACCAGCGCCGATGAAATGAACGCTGCGCTCAAGGCAGCCTCCGAAGGCGCGATGAAGGGCGTGCTGGCCTTTACCGACCAGCCGCTCGTCTCGAGCGACTTCAACCACTTCCCGGCGTCCTCGACGGTCGATTCGCTCGAAACCGCTGTGCTCGAAGGCAAGCTCGCCCGCGTGGTCAGCTGGTACGACAACGAGTGGGGTTTCTCGAACCGGATGATCGACACCGCCGGCGTGATGGCCGGGTTGCTCTGA
- a CDS encoding phosphoglycerate kinase, whose product MAAFKTLDDVGDVKGKVALVRVDLNLPMKDGRATDLTRVEASAPTILELADKGAKVLLLAHFGRPKGQRHSTMSTSLVQGDVERVLDREIMFIPELSGPVVEQAIGILRDGDIGLLENTRFWPGEEANDPEFTKAIAANGDLYVNDAFSAAHRAHASTEGLAHLLPACAGRAMEKELTALNAALGNPETPVAAVVGGAKVSSKLAVLENLVGKVQHLIIGGGMANTFLAARGVDVGKSLCEHDLTETAIAILDKADEAGCTVHLPYDVVVAKEFAPNPPCVRTCNVHEVAADEMILDIGPLAVEALGDVLKTCRTLVWNGPLGAFETPPFDAATVALARTAAALTAEGSLVSVAGGGDTVAALNHAGVAGDFSYISTAGGAFLEWMEGKVLPGVAALEA is encoded by the coding sequence ATGGCCGCGTTCAAGACCCTCGACGATGTCGGTGATGTAAAAGGCAAGGTCGCGCTGGTGCGCGTCGACCTCAACCTGCCGATGAAGGATGGCCGGGCGACCGACCTGACGCGGGTGGAGGCGAGCGCGCCGACGATCCTCGAACTGGCCGACAAGGGCGCCAAGGTGCTGCTGCTGGCGCACTTTGGCCGCCCCAAGGGGCAGCGACATTCGACGATGAGCACCAGCCTGGTCCAGGGCGATGTGGAGCGCGTGCTCGACCGTGAAATCATGTTCATTCCCGAGTTGTCCGGCCCGGTCGTCGAGCAGGCGATCGGGATCCTGCGCGACGGCGATATCGGCTTGCTGGAAAACACCCGCTTCTGGCCGGGTGAGGAAGCCAACGATCCCGAGTTCACGAAGGCGATTGCCGCAAACGGCGATCTCTACGTCAACGATGCCTTCTCCGCCGCGCACCGTGCCCACGCCAGCACCGAAGGGCTCGCGCACCTGCTGCCCGCCTGCGCCGGCCGAGCGATGGAGAAGGAACTGACCGCGCTCAACGCCGCGCTCGGCAATCCGGAGACACCGGTTGCCGCGGTGGTTGGCGGGGCCAAGGTGTCGTCCAAGCTGGCGGTGCTCGAAAACCTCGTCGGTAAAGTGCAGCACCTGATCATCGGCGGGGGCATGGCCAACACCTTCCTTGCCGCGCGCGGGGTCGATGTCGGCAAGAGCCTGTGCGAGCACGACCTGACCGAAACGGCGATCGCGATCCTTGACAAGGCCGATGAAGCAGGCTGCACCGTCCACTTGCCCTACGACGTGGTGGTGGCGAAAGAATTCGCACCCAACCCGCCGTGCGTGCGGACCTGCAACGTCCACGAAGTCGCTGCCGACGAGATGATCCTCGATATCGGCCCGCTCGCGGTCGAGGCATTGGGCGACGTGCTCAAGACCTGCCGCACGCTGGTGTGGAACGGCCCGCTTGGCGCGTTCGAGACCCCGCCGTTCGACGCTGCTACCGTTGCGCTGGCCAGGACCGCCGCCGCGCTGACCGCCGAGGGTTCGCTGGTTTCGGTCGCTGGCGGCGGCGATACCGTCGCGGCGCTCAACCACGCGGGCGTCGCGGGCGATTTCAGCTACATCTCCACCGCCGGGGGCGCGTTCCTCGAGTGGATGGAGGGCAAGGTCCTGCCGGGCGTGGCGGCGCTCGAGGCATGA
- a CDS encoding PaaI family thioesterase, whose protein sequence is MSEEPTVIGAGSSLADIPEGEWAGWKTWAGDAFEQRAGPFYERREADGSMVAAFRAEQRHMNGAGFMHGGCLMTFADSALFTIATDEMADSRGVTLQLAGDFLASVNVGQLVEARGEVTRGGGKTVFVRGMVTADGVPALTFNGIIRKVGKRP, encoded by the coding sequence ATGAGCGAGGAACCGACAGTCATCGGCGCGGGCAGTTCGCTCGCCGATATTCCCGAAGGCGAATGGGCAGGGTGGAAGACCTGGGCGGGCGATGCGTTCGAGCAGCGCGCCGGGCCGTTCTACGAAAGGCGCGAGGCAGATGGCTCGATGGTCGCCGCCTTCCGTGCCGAGCAGCGCCACATGAACGGTGCGGGCTTCATGCACGGCGGCTGCCTGATGACTTTCGCGGATTCGGCTTTATTCACGATCGCGACCGACGAGATGGCCGACAGCCGCGGCGTGACCCTGCAACTGGCCGGAGACTTCCTTGCTTCGGTCAACGTCGGGCAGCTGGTTGAAGCGCGCGGCGAAGTGACTCGCGGCGGCGGCAAGACCGTTTTCGTGCGCGGGATGGTCACTGCAGACGGCGTTCCGGCGCTGACCTTCAACGGCATCATCCGCAAAGTGGGCAAACGCCCCTGA
- a CDS encoding fructose bisphosphate aldolase: MNQQEMSDRIANGQGFIAALDQSGGSTPKALRGYGIADGAWNGDDEMFAAIHEMRTRIIESPCFGNGKVIGAILFEKTMDGMSGGKPVPARLAERGIVPFIKVDKGLEDEANGVQLMKPNPGLEDLCNRARALGVFGTKMRSVIKSANPVGIRQIVDQQFAEGARILSTGLVPMLEPEYDIHAADRAEGEKLLLADLMNGLDALPEGQQVIFKLSIPVEPNLYAPLIAHPKVLRVVALSGGYSTEEACDKLAQNCGMIASFSRGLLQDLRAQQSDDEFDATLGGAMDQIHAASVA; encoded by the coding sequence ATGAACCAGCAGGAAATGTCCGACCGGATCGCCAACGGGCAAGGCTTTATCGCTGCGCTCGACCAATCGGGTGGTTCGACCCCCAAGGCGCTGCGCGGCTATGGCATCGCCGACGGCGCGTGGAACGGCGATGACGAGATGTTCGCCGCGATCCACGAAATGCGCACCCGGATCATCGAAAGCCCCTGCTTCGGCAACGGCAAGGTGATCGGCGCGATCCTGTTCGAAAAGACGATGGACGGCATGAGTGGCGGCAAGCCCGTGCCCGCGCGGCTGGCCGAACGCGGCATCGTTCCGTTCATCAAGGTCGACAAGGGGCTGGAGGACGAAGCGAACGGCGTCCAGCTGATGAAGCCCAATCCGGGCCTCGAAGACTTGTGCAACCGCGCCAGGGCGCTCGGCGTATTCGGCACCAAGATGCGCTCGGTGATCAAGTCGGCCAACCCGGTCGGCATCCGCCAGATCGTGGACCAGCAGTTCGCCGAGGGCGCGCGGATCCTGTCGACTGGTCTCGTGCCGATGCTCGAGCCGGAATACGATATCCACGCCGCCGATCGCGCTGAAGGCGAGAAGCTTCTGCTGGCTGACCTCATGAATGGGCTCGACGCCTTGCCTGAAGGCCAGCAGGTGATCTTCAAGCTATCGATCCCGGTCGAGCCGAACCTCTATGCGCCGCTGATCGCGCACCCCAAGGTGCTGCGCGTGGTGGCGCTCTCGGGTGGCTATTCGACCGAGGAAGCGTGCGACAAGCTGGCGCAGAATTGCGGCATGATCGCCAGCTTCAGCCGCGGCCTGCTGCAGGATTTGCGCGCGCAACAGAGCGACGACGAATTCGACGCAACGCTGGGCGGGGCGATGGACCAGATCCACGCCGCATCGGTCGCCTGA
- the thiE gene encoding thiamine phosphate synthase, producing the protein MTDCQLYLISPLDVGGAFPDRLERALAAGEVAAFQFRVKDIDEHAAAALAGPLQDICAARDCAFIVNDSISLAKRLRADGVHLGQGDGDVKMAREELGREAQIGVTCHASRHLALEAGETGADYVAFGSFFPSSTKASEHRPDLELLTWWQEMVELPCVAIGGIAPENCGPLVQAGADFLAVSHAVWGGDEAQAVKDFHRAIAEAAKLQDAAEAG; encoded by the coding sequence ATGACCGACTGCCAGCTCTACCTAATCTCGCCGCTCGATGTCGGCGGTGCGTTTCCCGACCGGCTCGAACGGGCGCTCGCGGCGGGTGAAGTCGCGGCGTTCCAGTTCCGCGTGAAGGATATCGACGAGCACGCCGCGGCAGCGCTCGCCGGACCGCTGCAGGATATCTGCGCGGCGCGCGACTGCGCGTTTATCGTCAACGACTCGATCTCGCTCGCCAAGCGCCTTCGGGCTGACGGGGTGCACCTGGGGCAGGGCGATGGCGACGTGAAAATGGCGCGCGAAGAACTGGGCCGGGAAGCGCAGATCGGGGTGACCTGCCACGCCAGCCGCCACTTGGCGCTCGAAGCGGGCGAGACGGGCGCGGATTACGTCGCGTTCGGGAGCTTCTTCCCATCGAGCACCAAGGCAAGCGAGCATCGCCCCGATCTTGAGCTGCTCACCTGGTGGCAGGAAATGGTCGAGCTGCCGTGCGTGGCGATCGGCGGGATTGCGCCCGAAAATTGCGGGCCGCTCGTGCAGGCGGGGGCGGACTTCCTCGCCGTGTCGCACGCAGTCTGGGGCGGCGATGAAGCGCAAGCCGTCAAGGACTTCCACCGCGCGATCGCCGAAGCGGCGAAACTGCAAGACGCTGCAGAAGCGGGTTAG
- the rdgB gene encoding RdgB/HAM1 family non-canonical purine NTP pyrophosphatase encodes MTRRIGSGSLVIATHNAGKLKEISALLAPYGVKCLSAGALGLPEPPETGTTFIENALIKARAAAEASGLAALADDSGLSVAALDGRPGVYTADWAERQWFEGEPGRDWYMAMGKVEGMLQAKGPEVARNAWFSCVLALAWPDGEHAIYEGRIDGTLTWPPRGTLGFGYDPVFVPQGRDQTFAEIDPEEKHRISHRADAFAKLVTDQFGA; translated from the coding sequence ATGACCCGCCGCATCGGCTCCGGATCGCTGGTGATCGCGACCCACAACGCGGGCAAGCTGAAGGAGATTTCCGCCTTGCTCGCGCCCTATGGGGTCAAGTGTCTCAGCGCCGGGGCGCTCGGCCTGCCGGAGCCGCCTGAAACCGGCACCACCTTCATCGAGAACGCACTGATCAAGGCACGCGCGGCGGCAGAGGCATCAGGGCTTGCAGCGCTTGCAGATGATAGCGGGCTTTCGGTTGCAGCGCTCGACGGCCGACCCGGGGTCTACACCGCCGACTGGGCCGAGCGGCAATGGTTCGAAGGCGAGCCGGGCCGCGACTGGTATATGGCGATGGGCAAGGTCGAGGGGATGTTGCAGGCGAAGGGGCCGGAGGTTGCGCGCAACGCGTGGTTTTCGTGCGTGCTGGCGCTGGCATGGCCCGACGGCGAACACGCAATCTACGAAGGGCGGATCGACGGCACCCTGACCTGGCCGCCGCGCGGGACGCTGGGTTTCGGCTACGACCCAGTGTTCGTGCCCCAAGGACGTGACCAGACCTTTGCCGAGATCGACCCGGAGGAGAAGCACCGCATCAGCCACCGCGCCGATGCGTTCGCCAAGCTCGTGACGGACCAGTTCGGGGCCTAA
- the rph gene encoding ribonuclease PH, with product MRPSGRAPDEMRAIAIETDFTKHAEGSCLISFGDTRVLCTASVEERIPPWLRGKGEGWVTGEYSMLPRATHTRGQREAARGKQSGRTQEIQRLIGRSLRAVVDLKKLGERQITLDCDVIQADGGTRTASISGAWIALRLAVNKLMESGAIAEDPITGKIAAISCGIFNGTPVLDLDYAEDSSADADANFVLIEGGQIAEVQATAEGATYDEEGLLRLLRLAQIGCGQVFKAQDAATK from the coding sequence ATGCGACCTTCCGGCCGTGCGCCCGACGAAATGCGCGCCATCGCGATCGAAACCGACTTTACCAAGCACGCCGAAGGCTCGTGCCTGATCAGCTTCGGCGATACCCGGGTGCTGTGCACAGCTAGCGTCGAGGAACGCATTCCGCCGTGGCTGCGCGGCAAGGGCGAAGGCTGGGTGACCGGCGAATACTCGATGCTCCCACGCGCCACGCACACCCGCGGCCAGCGCGAAGCCGCGCGCGGCAAGCAGAGCGGTAGAACGCAGGAAATTCAGCGTCTTATTGGGCGTTCCTTACGCGCCGTGGTCGATCTGAAGAAGCTCGGCGAGCGCCAGATCACGCTCGATTGCGACGTAATCCAGGCCGACGGCGGCACCCGCACCGCCTCGATCAGCGGCGCGTGGATCGCGCTGCGGCTGGCGGTGAACAAGCTGATGGAAAGCGGCGCGATCGCCGAAGACCCGATCACCGGCAAGATCGCAGCGATCAGCTGCGGGATTTTCAACGGTACCCCCGTGCTCGACCTCGACTATGCCGAGGACTCGAGCGCCGATGCCGACGCTAACTTCGTACTGATCGAAGGCGGCCAGATCGCCGAAGTGCAGGCCACCGCCGAAGGCGCGACCTACGACGAGGAAGGCCTGCTGCGCCTGCTGCGACTCGCCCAGATCGGCTGCGGGCAGGTGTTCAAGGCGCAGGACGCCGCCACCAAATGA